In the Halosolutus gelatinilyticus genome, ACCAGCTGCCATTCTACATGGGGACGAACATGACCGCCTGCCGCACGCAGTGGTTCGACGAAGCGGGCATCGATCCGCCGACGTTCGAGGAGCCGTGGTCGACCCACGAGTACCTCGACGCGGCGGAGGAGCTCGTCGAGAACTCCGGCGCGGAGTTCGGGCTCACGTTCATCCGGTTCGACTACCTGCTGTGGCCCTGGTTCAAGTCGGAAGGCGTCGACGTCCTCACCGACGACAACAGCGAGGCGGCGTTCAACACGTCCACGACGGTCGAACTGCTCGAACGGTTCCGGCAGTTGACCGACGACGGCGTACTTCCGGAAGTCACCTGGACCGGCGAGTGGCAGCCCGCCGCCGAACAGTTCGGTGCCGGAGATACGGGGATCTACTTCGGCTCCGGGTCGGCGCTGCGCCTCATCCAGAACATGGGTGAAGACTGGGTGAGTGAGGACACGATCGACATCGCCCACGCGCCCGCGGACGGCGGGTTGTTCACGTTCCACGGCCTCGGAATCACGACCCCCGGAAAGAGCGACACGGAACAGCAAGCCGCGCTCGACTTAGCATCGGTCATCCTCAACAAGGAGTTCCAGCAGGACTTCCTCCGGAACACGACCGTACTCGTCCCGCACACCGAGGCGATGGAAGAGCTCCAGGCCGACGACGAGTTCCAGTCGAACAACCCGCTACTGGTGCAGCTGTACGACATGTACGACGTCGTCGCCGAAGACCTCTGGCGGCCGCCGGTGATTCCCAAGGCCACCGAGATCGCCGACATCATCGACACGGAGTTCTCGGCCGCCGCGCTCGGAGAGAAAGATCCCCAGGACGCGGTCGACGAAGCCGAATCGCGGGTCAACAGTACGCTGTAGCGTCGACGTCCGGATCGCCGCCGGATCGGGAGACGGCGATCGCCACGCGGATCGGCCATTATTTTCGGGTTCCGACTGGTAGAGACACCAATCGTTGACTATGGTTCAACGTTACAGCGAGGGAAACTATTTTGATCGCGTACGATTACGGTATCCGTATGGCGGTAGACGATACCACGCGAGCAGATGGGGCGAGTAACGACTCCGACGATCGGTCCGTGCCGTCGGCGAACCGCAGACGCTTCGTTCGGACGACGGGCGCTCTCGGCGCCGGCGCGGTGATCCCCGGGCTCGGCGCCGCGTCCGCGCAGTCGCGAGAGGGGCGGTCCGTCGACGACATCGTGGCCGACCTCTCCGATCGCGAGAAGGTCGGTCAGTTGGTGATGGCGCTGGTGTCCCCGACCGACGACGGGGAGCCGCCGGCGAGGGCCGAGGACATCGTGAAAGATCTCGCGGTCGGGTCTGCGATGGTAGAACACGTCGGCACGCCCGAGCGGACGGCCGAGTTCAACAACACCCTCCAGGCCTGGGCGCTGGAGACGGAAGCGGCGCTTCCGCTGCTCGTCGGCGCGGACTTCGAGTTCGGCGCCGCCCACAGCGTCGGCGACCTCCGGGACGATCGAACGACCCAGTTCCCGCGAACCATGAACCTCGGCGCGCTCGGATCCGAGCGGGCGGCCGCCGACGCCGCGACGATCACCGCGACGGAAGCGCGCGCGATGGGGTACCACTGGGGGTTCGCTCCAGTCGCGGACGTCAACACGAACCCGGAGAATCCGGTGATCGGCGTCCGGGCGTTCGGTGGCGACGCCGATCTCGTGGCGTCGCTCACCGCCGCACAGGCGCCGGGCTTCCAGCGCAACGGGAATGGCATCATCGCCACGGCGAAGCACTTCCCGGGCCACGGAGACACGCACACCGACTCGCACACTGGCCTTCCCACGGTCTCCTACGATCGGGACACGCTCGACGCGATCCACCTGCCGCCGTTTCGGGCGGCCATCGACGCCGGCATCGACGCGATCATGACCGCCCACATCGTCGTCGAGGCGATCGACCCCGACCGTCCGGCGACGCTCTCCGAACCGGTGTTGACCGGCCTCCTCCGGAACGAACTCGGGTACGACGGCCTCCTCGTCACCGATGCGATGTCGATGCAGGCGATCACGGACATCTGGGGGCAAGAGCGCGCCGCCGTCCTCGCCGCGTCGGCTGGCGCGGACGTCATCATGTCGATGGGCGGCTACGAGGACCACGCCGCCACCGTCGAGGCCCTGTACGACGCCGTCCAGCGCGGGGAGCTGTCGATGGAGCGCGTCGAAGCGGCGGCGACCCGCGTGGTAGCGGCGAAGCGGAAGTACGGCCTGCTGACCCGCGGGGGCGGTCGGCCGAGCGGCCGCGTCTTCGTCAACCCCGAGCGGGCGGCACGCAGAACCGGCAAACTCCCGGATCGGCGACGCGCCGCGGAGATCGCCCGGAAATCGATGACGCTGGTGAAAAACGACGGCGTCCTCCCGTTCGACGCGACCGGCGGCAGGACCACGCTCGTCGCCGGCGTCGCGCAGGTCGACGTCCTCACGGAGGCCGTTCGCGACCGCTCCGACGGCGAGGTCGTCGCCTGGCAGTCGAGCCAGTGGCGGGACGACGACCCGACCGACGACGAGATCGAGACGGTGACGGCGCTCGCCGAGGAGGCGGACCGCGCGCTCGTCGCGACGTACTCGGCGTCCGAACTTCCCGACGGACAGGCGGAACTCGTCGCCTCGGTCCGGGGGACCGGAACGCCCACGGCCGCGGTGTCGGTCGGCCTCCCGTACGACGTCGCGTCCTACCCGGACGTCGACGCCTACCTCGCGTCGTACGCGCTCGATCGCTGGAAGCAGCTGAACGTCTCGGCACTGGAGGGGGTCGCCGAGGTCGTCTTCGGCGCGGAACCGGAGGGAACGCTCCCCGTGGAGATCGACGGTCACTACCCGCTGGGACACGGACTCGGATACGAGGGATAGACAGACGTTTTCTCTACGTGATTTCTATGCGAGGAAAAACTTATGAAAGCGTACGTGTAGGATCGAGATATGCCGCCGACAGATACGGCAGCGACTCGAACGCGACGGGGAGCGCTATCGGCGCTCGGGGCCTCCGGGATCGCCCTGGCGTCCGGACTGTGCGTGGGTAGCGCGTCGGCCGAGCCGCAGGCGCCCGATCGCAGCCTGACAGCGATGAGTTACAACGTCCACCACGGGGTCGGGTCGGACGGTCGCCTGGATCTCGAAGGCACGGCTCGCGAGATCCGGGAGTCCGGCGCCGAGGTCGTCGGACTCCAGGAGGTGGACGTCCACTGGGGCGAGCGCTCGAACTTCCGGAACCAGGCGGCGTCGCTGGCGGAGATGCTGGACGCGAACTACGTCTTCGCCCCGATCTACAGCCTCGACCCGCCCGAGACCGATCGGCCGCGACGCGAGTACGGCCTCGCGGTGCTGAGCGAGTACCCGATCCGGCACTCGCGGAACCACGAGATCACGCGTCTGTCCCCGCTGCTCGGCCCCGAACCCCAGTCGGCGCCCGGCTTTCCCGAAGTCAGCGTCAACGTCCGAGGGGTACGCGTCTCGTTCTTTGCGACGCACCTGGATTACAGGGCGGATCCGAGCGTGCGCGAGATGCAGGTCGGGGACATGCTGGAGATCGTCGACGCGGACCGCGGGCCGACGCTCCTCGTGGGCGACCTGAACGCGCCGCCCGGCGCGCCGGAGCTACGCCCGCTGTGGGACGAGTTCGACGACGCCTGGAACGTGCGGAGCGAGGAGCCGGGATACACGTTCCCGGCTGAGACTCCGACCAAACGCATCGACTACGTGCTGACTTCCTCGGACGTGGAAACGGACGCGGTCGAAGTCGTCGAGACGCTCGTCTCGGACCACCGACCGGTGATTGCGGAGCTGTCGATCCCCGGCTCGGCTGTGGGTGAGCAGTCGCGCGAATAACTCGCCGAATTCGCCGGCCCCCTCGATTCATGATACTATTTCTAGAAAATAGTTATAGTCGTGAGCGATGGATTGTGTTTCATGGTGTCAGATGACACTGTCGATAGCGGTAGCGCGAGCGGTATCGCATCGATCGCCCCGACGCGGAGAGGGTGGCTTCGAACGGCCGCGGTGGGGTCGCTCGGCGCCGCGCTCGGACTGGGCGGGCAGGGAACCGCGACGGCGTCCGGCGACGAGAGACGGGGGCCGCCCCCGCGGGCCACGCCGCAGACCACGCTCGGCGTCGAGACCCTGCTCGACGAACGCGTCGAACTCCTCGACGGCGATCG is a window encoding:
- a CDS encoding extracellular solute-binding protein — protein: MTRESIPVGSRRTYLKGVAAGAAAGLAGCLGGGGDSEEGISDPIEVYTWNLPFWEETITGEIIPTFEDEFGDEYDGLEGDSIDRGPKTEDIISFFQSRLQSGNPPSVFDTQFGAYARYAEEGVFADIEELADDELLEQYDDTALELNQYDGTLYQLPFYMGTNMTACRTQWFDEAGIDPPTFEEPWSTHEYLDAAEELVENSGAEFGLTFIRFDYLLWPWFKSEGVDVLTDDNSEAAFNTSTTVELLERFRQLTDDGVLPEVTWTGEWQPAAEQFGAGDTGIYFGSGSALRLIQNMGEDWVSEDTIDIAHAPADGGLFTFHGLGITTPGKSDTEQQAALDLASVILNKEFQQDFLRNTTVLVPHTEAMEELQADDEFQSNNPLLVQLYDMYDVVAEDLWRPPVIPKATEIADIIDTEFSAAALGEKDPQDAVDEAESRVNSTL
- a CDS encoding glycoside hydrolase family 3 protein, whose product is MAVDDTTRADGASNDSDDRSVPSANRRRFVRTTGALGAGAVIPGLGAASAQSREGRSVDDIVADLSDREKVGQLVMALVSPTDDGEPPARAEDIVKDLAVGSAMVEHVGTPERTAEFNNTLQAWALETEAALPLLVGADFEFGAAHSVGDLRDDRTTQFPRTMNLGALGSERAAADAATITATEARAMGYHWGFAPVADVNTNPENPVIGVRAFGGDADLVASLTAAQAPGFQRNGNGIIATAKHFPGHGDTHTDSHTGLPTVSYDRDTLDAIHLPPFRAAIDAGIDAIMTAHIVVEAIDPDRPATLSEPVLTGLLRNELGYDGLLVTDAMSMQAITDIWGQERAAVLAASAGADVIMSMGGYEDHAATVEALYDAVQRGELSMERVEAAATRVVAAKRKYGLLTRGGGRPSGRVFVNPERAARRTGKLPDRRRAAEIARKSMTLVKNDGVLPFDATGGRTTLVAGVAQVDVLTEAVRDRSDGEVVAWQSSQWRDDDPTDDEIETVTALAEEADRALVATYSASELPDGQAELVASVRGTGTPTAAVSVGLPYDVASYPDVDAYLASYALDRWKQLNVSALEGVAEVVFGAEPEGTLPVEIDGHYPLGHGLGYEG
- a CDS encoding endonuclease/exonuclease/phosphatase family protein, whose translation is MPPTDTAATRTRRGALSALGASGIALASGLCVGSASAEPQAPDRSLTAMSYNVHHGVGSDGRLDLEGTAREIRESGAEVVGLQEVDVHWGERSNFRNQAASLAEMLDANYVFAPIYSLDPPETDRPRREYGLAVLSEYPIRHSRNHEITRLSPLLGPEPQSAPGFPEVSVNVRGVRVSFFATHLDYRADPSVREMQVGDMLEIVDADRGPTLLVGDLNAPPGAPELRPLWDEFDDAWNVRSEEPGYTFPAETPTKRIDYVLTSSDVETDAVEVVETLVSDHRPVIAELSIPGSAVGEQSRE